The Panicum virgatum strain AP13 chromosome 5K, P.virgatum_v5, whole genome shotgun sequence genome has a window encoding:
- the LOC120708980 gene encoding vacuolar protein sorting-associated protein 53 A-like codes for MDKSSALEYINQMFPTEASLSGVEPLMQKIQSEIRRVDASILAAVRQQSNSGTKAKEELAAATNAVQELVHKIHEIKTKAEQSESMVQEICRDIKKLDCAKRHITTTITALHRLTMLVSAVEQLQVMASKRQYKEAAAQLEAVNQLCSHFEAYRDVPKITELREKFKNIKKILKSHVFSDFSSLGTGKETEDPMLLQQLSDACLVVDALEPSVREELVKNFCSKELTSYRQIFEGAELAKLDKTERRYAWIKRRLRSNEDTWKIFPPSWHVDYLLCIQFCKITRAQLVDILNNLKEKPDVATLLLAFQRTIEFEEELAEKFSGGTGTARNKESASDDEEEGGEHNKIVSDIRRKYEKKLAAPNHEAEQDKDKQKDLSVPGAGFNFHGIISSCFEPYMTVYIELEEKSLVDQLEKLVQEERWETEEGSQTNILSSSMQVFLVIRKSLKRCSALTKNQTLFNLFQVFQRILKAYAAKLYARLPKGGTGIVAAATGTDGQIRTSDRDERMICYIVNTAEYCHQTSGELAENVAKMINPHFADKVDMSEVQDEFSAVITRALMTLVHGLETKFDAEMVAMTRVPWATLESVGDQSEYVNGISSILSSSIPMLGSLLSPTYFQYFLDKLAASLGPRFYLNIYKCKHISETGAQQMLLDTQAVKTILLDIPALGKQSSGAASYSKFVSREMSKAEALLKVILSPVDSVANTYRALLPEGTPLEFQRILDLKGLKKADQQAILEDFNKHAPAPAPAIKHPAVAPTVAPPVATASVQMAPSVASPAVSITPSMAALTGALANREDVLARAAALGRGAATTGFKRFLALTEAAKDRKDGPFRKLFNA; via the exons ATGGATAAGTCCAGCGCTCTCGAGTACATCAACCAGATGTTCCCCACGG AGGCGTCATTGTCGGGCGTCGAGCCGCTGATGCAGAAGATACAGAGTGAGATTCGCCGAGTGGACGCCAGCATCCTCGCCGCCGTACGACAGCAG AGCAACTCAGGAACCAAGGCCAAGGAAGAACTTGCGGCAGCAACAAATGCTGTTCAG GAATTAGTGCACAAGATACATGAGATAAAAACAAAGGCTGAACAAAGTGAATCAATGGTTCAAGAAATATGCCGCGACATCAAAAAGTTGGATTGTGCCAAGAGGCATATAACAACTACAATAACCGCTCTTCACCGTCTTACTATGCTTG TTTCCGCTGTTGAGCAACTTCAGGTTATGGCATCAAAACGACAGTATAAAGAAGCAGCTGCCCAGCTGGAG gcaGTAAACCAGTTATGCAGTCATTTTGAAGCCTATAGAGATGTGCCCAAGATAACAGAGCTGAGAGAGAAATTCAAGAACATTAAGAAAATCCTCAAATCTCATGTATTTTCAGATTTCTCAAG CTTAGGAACTGGGAAGGAAACAGAAGATCCCATGCTGTTGCAGCAGCTGTCTGATGCTTGCTTGGTGGTTGATGCATTGGAACCATCTGTAAGGGAAGAACTAGTGAAGAATTTTTGTAGCAAGGAACTCACCTCATATAGGCAGATCTTTGAAGGAGCAG AACTTGCCAAGTTAGACAAGACTGAAAGGAGATATGCATGGATTAAACGCCGACTGCGGTCAAATGAAGATACCTGGAAAATATTTCCACCTTCCTGGCATGTTGACTATCTGCTGTGTATCCAGTTCTGTAAGATTACAAG GGCCCAGCTTGTTGATATCCTTAATAATCTGAAAGAAAAGCCAGATGTTGCAACTTTGTTATTG GCGTTCCAGAGAACCATTGAATTTGAAGAAGAATTGGCAGAGAAATTCAGTGGTGGAACTGGAACTGCTAGAAATAAAGAGTCAGCAAGTGACGATgaagaggagggtggggaaCACAATAAAATTGTTTCAGACATACGAAGGAAATACGAGAAAAAACTGGCAGCACCTAATCATGAAGCTGAACAA GATAAAGACAAGCAGAAGGATTTGTCAGTTCCTGGTGCTGGG tttaacTTCCATGGGATCATATCTTCTTGTTTTGAACCATATATGACTGTGTACATAGAACTTGAGGAGAAATCTTTAGTGGATCAGTTAGAAAAACTTGTCCAG GAAGAAAGATGGGAAACAGAGGAAGGAAGTCAGACAAACATTCTCTCTAGCAGCATGCAG GTTTTCTTGGTGATTAGAAAAAGCTTAAAGAGGTGCAGTGCATTAACAAAGAACCAAACACTATTCAACTTATTTCAG GTATTTCAAAGAATACTCAAGGCCTATGCGGCTAAGTTATATGCCAGGTTACCAAAGGGTGGAACTGGTATTGTTGCAGCTGCCACTGGTACCGATGGGCAGATAAGG ACCTCGGACAGGGATGAGAGAATGATCTGCTACATTGTCAACACTGCAGAATATTGTCACCAGACA TCTGGTGAGCTAGCTGAGAATGTTGCTAAGATGATTAACCCTCACTTTGCTGACAAGGTGGACATGTCTGAAGTTCAG GATGAGTTCTCAGCTGTGATCACAAGAGCATTAATGACTCTTGTGCATGGGCTTGAAACCAAATTTGATGCTGAAATGGTTGCAATGACTCGTGTTCCGTGGGCTACCCTTGAGAGCGTTGGTGATCAATCAGA ATATGTGAATGGTATCAGCTCTATTCTGTCCAGTAGTATTCCTATGCTTGGTAGCTTGCTTTCACCTACCTACTTCCAATATTTCCTGGACAAA CTTGCAGCCTCTCTGGGTCCTCGGTTTTATCTCAACATATACAAGTGCAAGCATATATCAGAAACTGGTGCACAGCAG ATGCTCTTGGACACTCAAGCAGTTAAGACTATTCTTCTAGATATCCCAGCTCTTGGAAAACAG AGTTCAGGTGCAGCTAGCTACTCGAAGTTTGTAAGCCGAGAAATGAGTAAAGCTGAAGCACTACTTAAG GTTATTTTGTCACCGGTTGATTCTGTTGCAAACACATACCGCGCCCTCCTTCCCGAGGGCACGCCTCTTGAGTTTCAGCGGATACTTGACCTCAAG GGCTTGAAGAAAGCAGATCAGCAAGCCATTCTGGAAGACTTCAACAAGCacgcccctgcccctgctcccGCCATCAAACACCCAGCGGTGGCACCGACTGTCGCACCACCGGTCGCCACCGCATCCGTCCAGATGGCACCGTCTGTGGCAAGTCCAGCCGTTTCTATTACACCAAGCATGGCTGCCTTGACAGGAGCTCTGGCGAACAGAGAGGACGTGCTCGCCCGAGCCGCGGCGCTTGGGCGGGGAGCAGCGACCACGGGGTTCAAGAGGTTCCTTGCATTGACGGAGGCGGCCAAAGATCGGAAGGACGGGCCGTTCCGGAAACTCTTCAATGCGTAA